Below is a window of Dermochelys coriacea isolate rDerCor1 chromosome 25, rDerCor1.pri.v4, whole genome shotgun sequence DNA.
agagaggaGCATGTTTAAAATCCGACCAATCCATTCTGGGTGTGTgtagacctggattctgttcccagctctctgGTCACTCCGCCCCCGCTGAGAAACCTTGTGCCTTTGTTCCAGGGTGTTGGACGCTGCAGTACTCCATTGCGAATGACACCAGATACAACCCACAGGAAGGGCACCCCCATGAGCCTCCCCATTGCAGGGCAGAAAGGGTGGGCATATCTGGGTGCCATTTCTGGTGGTTCACGCTGCCTGCCCATGTTACTGCACCCAGAGGGTTGATGGGGGTGCGATACTGCATGATGTGGCCTCGCTCTGACCTCCCAGAAGCTGATGGTGGGGTCTCTCTGGGTCTGCGCGGGGAGCAGCCACCCTGGTGGCTTCATGGGGCCGAGCATGCCTGAATCCCCCAGGGAGCATGTACCccaccagcccagctctgctgtaTGCTTCCCTTTGCAGATGGCTTCTGCTACCGACTCCCGCTATGGCCAGAAGGAATCCTCGGATCAAAACTTCGACTACATGTTCAAGATCCTGATCATCGGGAACAGCAGCGTGGGGAAGACCTCATTCCTGTTCCGGTATGCTGACGACTCCTTCACTCCCGCCTTCGTCAGCACCGTGGGCATTGACTTCAAAGTCAAAACCATCTACAGGAACGACAAGCGCATCAAGCTGCAGATCTGGGTAGGGGCTGTGGTTGCAGCAGGCGCTGGGGATTGTGGGATGCAGTGCGGTGGGCTCTGTGCTGCTGTATGTTGCAGGAGATGTGCACTGAAACCTCCCTGGCCCAgccagctgctccagggctggggtgaTAACCCAGAGTCCTAGCCAGGCCTCAGTCCGGGGAGTCCTGTTCGGCCACCCTCAACTTCCCTGCGGCTTAGACTGGCCCCCCGGCCTTAGCTGCTGCGTGGTGTGCCTGGCACAGCGCAGCTGGTGTGTTCTCTCCAGGCTGTCAGTGGGCACCATGGGATCAGTGCTTGCTGGGGGAGATGTTCACGAAGTGGTAACCAGCCCGGAGTGTGTTCCGAAGGGCAGACATCACGTGGGTGACGCTGGTTCTGGTTTCTTTAACGCTCTTTCCCCACAAGACACAGGTTGCTAACTAACCACTTCCACTAAGCATGAGCATCCTGCATCTGCAGCTAGCCCCGTGGCGGCCTGGCAGAGTGGCCCTCAGAAGAGGGGTCCTGGTGTGCTGTGTGCACACTGGGACTGGGGTCTGCGTGGGCAAGCGGCGGTGAGAAGAGGATTGGACAAGTGATGGCTGTGGCCATGCTGTCTCCTAGAACCTGAGCACCCTGTGTAGGCTCAGGGCTGTTTTAAAGCCCAGCTCTACAGCATGGCCTTTCCCAGCTCGCCGCTGGAGAGAAAGCCTGGCCTGCTCCTTGCTCTGCACCCAGGCTGTCAGCGCCACCTTGATTCACCTtgcccccacacacccacccacacagccTCTGGAAGGAGCCGTTAGCCCAAGGCCTTGGCTCCAGAACGCTCAGAGGTGGCCTCACGCTCCACAGCACCGTGTGCTGACAGGCACCCTGCCTCCCCGGGCACAGAGGAGCCCGTAACAGTCTCAGCAGCAGAGATGAAGGAGCAGCCGGAGTGACAGATTTAGCTGCGGTGGCTTTGCCCTTGTTCCCGTGGGATGTAAATGCGGCTGCTTGGCTCTGCTGCCGCAGCGATGAAAGGCTCTGGGTGGTGGAACCAGAGAAGCGATGAGTCTGGTGACtcttggagggtggggaggagtctCTTGGGAACACGTGCCAGTTCCCAGCCTAACGAAGCCGCTGCCTgggagggcagagtgggggttaattttcaggagagctgagttcagGGTTCTTTGCTGGGGCTGCGTTCAGCTCCCCCATAAGCATTGCAGGCAGCAGAACGGTCCCTTGCTGGGAGGGGAGCCCCTGTCTGACACTGAACCGCTTCAGGGCTACTGTTTGAACATTGGGgcacgtggggtgggggggcagttccAGGGgtgtccctgcccctgcctgctggGCTTTGCCCTGTAAATTCTGTGGCTTCCTCTTTTCTTCCCTGGGTTCCTCTGGTCTGTCCGTCCTCTGTCAGGCTCCAGCCTTGCTTCAGGCTGCTCCTTGCAAACTCAGTGAGCTGGGCTGTTCATGCAGACGTGTGGCTAATCGCAGCCTGGGCTCTACCTCGGGGAACTGCAGGCCTTAGCGACTCCACAGCCTGACTTCTGACCCTCTTCACCGCCACAGCTGGTCCTCTCCCTCCAGCAGGTCCTGTGTCGGCTTAGGGCACCTGTGCTGGGCACCCCACTCCCACAGGCTCATCTGAAATGAAGAGCTCCCCCTTCCCATTAAACTGCAGGCGCATGAGAGGCTGGTATGTCGGCAGTACCTGGCCTCTCCCTACGGGGCTCCCTGGACAGGACAGTCCCAGCCCCTATTGGCCGATCTGCAGCCGAGCCCCACTTGGGTCCTGCTCCTCGGCATTGACGTGATCCTGGCAAGGCAGTTGGCATCTGCTGTCAGTgcctcccagcatgccctgcagccaggggtgCCCCAAAGGGAAAGGGTAGATCTGCAGGGAATTTGGAAATGCCTTGGTTGGAAGGCCGCACCCCTCTCTACTTGCTGCGGTGGCTGAGGGGAGCGCAGGAGCTGAAAGCATGCGCATACGGGGGCAGGGCACTTTAGCAGGAGGCGTGTGCATGCGGGGGGAGCTGTGGCATCCCGAAGCACATGGGTGGGATGCATCAGCAATGACTGGAGCCTGGGCAGGGGCGGTTGGGGTCCGTGGGATGTCAGCAATGGCtggaggcctggggcaggggctctgggggTCCGTGGGGCGAGGGGTGTCAGCAATGGCTggaggcctggggcagggctgtggggatcCATGTGGCGGGGGGTGTCGGCAATGGCtggaggcctggggcagaggcggTGGGGGTccgtggggcggggggtgtctgCAATGGCTGGAGGCCTGGGCAGGGGCGGTGGGGGTCCGTGGGGCCATGGAGGAGGTGTCTGCAGGCATCGCTCTGACATTTGCTGGGCCCCAGCCCTGCACGCGGCTGCAccaagggcagggctgggaagggagggttCCTGGGCCCACCAGCTCTGGGTGCAAGAGCCGCCCGCGGGAGGCAGCAAACCACTGCCCGTCGCTGGAGCTGGGCGCGCAGCGTGGGACCAAGGCTCCCTTGGCACGGGTTGCCATGGTGAATCGCAGGCAGCTCCACTGCTGGCCTGGCTGAGCctcccagctggcctgggaaaGCCCAGCGACGGAGTCACGGttcctcttccccctgctccttggcAGGGCTCCCTGGAGGCCccgtccccctccccactcccatggCACACGCAGGGTTGCTTGGGTGTGATCTCACTGCCGGGCTTGGGAGGGGATGTGTGGGAGAGGCGCTCTGCCGTGTCCTGCACTCTCCCAGCCCAGGAGATGCcatatggggcgggggggggcactggCCTGGCCCTAGATCATTCTGGGTGGGGGTCAGCAGCCCTGGGAGAAAGTTCCAGAGACTTGGCTAAACAttggattttctttctttaaatctcAGAGGCAGGATCCGTCTCCTCCCGTCTCGCAgtgctggagctccggggcctgGGCGGGGGGTGCACGGAAGTTAGGGTGGGTTCCCACGTCCTTCCTGCTGCTCCCAAGTGACCCTGCTCTGGTCTCCCCAGGACACTGCGGGCCAGGAGAGGTACCGGACCATCACCACCGCCTACTACCGGGGGGCCATGGGCTTCATCCTGATGTACGACATCACCAACGAGGAGTCCTTCAACGCCGTGCAGGACTGGTGAGCGGGTGGCTCTGAGGGCACTGGGAAGGGAAAGCAACACTGAGCCTTGGCGCTGCGGTGCTGGCGTCTCGTTAGCAGAGccagtgaggatgggggagagggggagggagcctCTCCATCGTGCAGAGCCAGCTTCTCACTGCCGTCACTTTAGCCATGCTGGGACCCGGCAGCCAGGCCACTCAGCAGGTGTCTAACTGCGcttctgcccagccccagccccgaacACACCAGCTGGACAGTGTAGCCGGGACCCCTGCCGCAGGCCACGTCTGCATGCCCACGGACTGTGGTCCTGCTGGGAGCACTCCCTGCGCATGACGGCTCTGAGGACAGCACAGACTCTCTGCCGCCAGCTGGTCACCAGCTGCCCTCTAGGGCCTGCTCCACTGCAGAACTGTGCTCCTAAGGGGCTGCTATCTTCTCGAAGCATGCCAAGATGTTCCCCCACTTACAACCTTCCTCTGCTAAGGAAACTCCCCCCCACATGCACACTTGgtgcctgcaccccctgcctccttcTAGGGCTGCAGCTTGGACTCTGCACCGCTGCTGCTGGCTGTCTTTCCGctgcagcccccccaaccccatttgAAGTGGGTGTTTCCTATGTCTGTGTAAATACATCTCTGTGGGGTGGAgccggcctggcctggcctgctaTGCCCCCAGCTCTTGTCGCCCAGAGACAGGGCAAGATTTGCTGCCTGGAGCTTCTCCGTCCCCTGTGCACTGCGATTCCTGGCCTCTGCCCAGGTGTGAGGGGACAGGGGCTGCTTGGCTTGGTGCTTTCACGCCTGCAGCTGTAATGCAGCCAGCATGGCTCCCCTCACAGGGTGGTCCCCAGCCTTGAGTACTGTGCTGTCAGCAGTCTGGCTAATAATCAGGAACACTTCTGCAGCAGGCCGGGAGAGCTGCCCTGAGCCAAGTGCCAAGGTGCCCCAAGCAGCCACTGACAGGCCATGTCCATGGAACTAGTCCTTGCTCCAAGTGTGAGAGCTGGAATCTGGGACGGAACGTGTCCCGTTGGTACTGAGCCTGGCTGGCTGTTCGGGCCGCCTGCTCCCTCCCCAATGCAAGACTGAAACGGCCCCCGAGTGCATTCAGAGAGGGTCCTGTCAGTCTAGCATGGCCTGTTTCCCACTTCCCCAGACTCTGCTTTCAGCCCTGGATCACTGGGAATCTCTCAGAAATTCACCCTAGTGCCCTCCCCTCCCTGATGTTGCCCAGACCTGCTGTGTAACTGGAGAGTCCCACGTACGTGCACAGCTCCTGGCCTTTAACTGAGCCTGTGCTGGGCCCTGCCAGCCCGTTCCGAGTATCTCGCACTGCTGATGGCaggctgcctggctctggctgtTGGTGACGGGGTCCAGAGCTCTCCCCCCCAAGAGGCTGGTTCCCAGATGGGCAGTGA
It encodes the following:
- the RAB3A gene encoding ras-related protein Rab-3A, producing MASATDSRYGQKESSDQNFDYMFKILIIGNSSVGKTSFLFRYADDSFTPAFVSTVGIDFKVKTIYRNDKRIKLQIWDTAGQERYRTITTAYYRGAMGFILMYDITNEESFNAVQDWSTQIKTYSWDNAQVLLVGNKCDMEDERVVASERGRQLAEHLGFEFFEASAKDNINVKQTFERLVDIICEKMSESLDTADPAVTGAKQGPQLTDQQAPPHQDCAC